The following are from one region of the Nicotiana tabacum cultivar K326 chromosome 3, ASM71507v2, whole genome shotgun sequence genome:
- the LOC107827829 gene encoding exosome complex component RRP41-like: MAGKTGSTPATYSPSPATRKKKRTPIGDADWVRPDNRSFYQCRPAYLRTGAVSTAAGSAYAEFGNTKVIVSVFGPRESKKAMMYSDTGRLNCNISYTTFATPDHGQGSDNKELSSMLHKALEGAIILESFPKTTVDVFALVLESGGSDLPVVISCASLALADAGILLHDLVASVSVSCLGKNLVIDPISEEESYQDGSLMITCMPSRNEVTQLSITGEWSTPKTNEAMELCLGACSKLCEVMRSCLKDAVTDSKE, translated from the exons ATGGCCGGAAAAACAGGGTCTACGCCGGCGACATATTCGCCGTCTCCGGCGACGCGGAAGAAGAAGAGAACTCCCATTGGTGATGCTGATTGGGTTCGCCCCGATAATCGTAGCTTCTACCAGTGCCGTCCTGCTT ATCTGAGGACTGGTGCTGTGAGTACAGCTGCAGGATCAGCATATGCAGAGTTTGGAAACACCAAGGTCATCGTATCTGT GTTTGGGCCAAGGGAAAGTAAGAAGGCAATGATGTATAGTGATACAGGACGCTTAAATTGTAACATTAGTTACACAACTTTTGCCACCCCTGATCATGGACAG GGATCAGACAACAAGGAGCTTTCCTCAATGCTACATAAAGCTTTAGAGGGTGCTATAATTCTGGAATCCTTCCCAAAGACTACTGTGGATGTTTTTGCTTTGGTATTGGAATCTGGTGGAA GTGATCTCCCTGTGGTCATATCATGTGCTAGTCTAGCTTTAGCAGATGCGGGAATTTTGCTGCATGACTTGGTTGCCTCAGTTTCTGTG TCTTGTCTTGGAAAGAACCTCGTCATTGATCCCATTTCTGAGGAAGAAAGCTACCAAGATGGAAGCTTAATGATTACTTGTATGCCTTCACGTAATGAGGTCACTCAACTGTCTATAACTGGAGAATGGTCAACACCAAAGACTAATGAG GCAATGGAGCTATGCCTTGGTGCTTGTTCCAAACTGTGTGAGGTTATGCGATCATGTTTGAAAGATGCTGTTACTGATTCAAAAGAATAG